The Gavia stellata isolate bGavSte3 chromosome 1, bGavSte3.hap2, whole genome shotgun sequence DNA segment GGGCACAGACATGATCGTAGGAAGTTCCctctaaacatgaggaggaacttcttgactttgagggtggcagagcactggaacaagctgcccagagaggctgtggagtctccttctctggagatactcaaaacttgcctggacgcgttcctgtgcaatctgctctaggtgaacctgctctggcaggagggttggactagatgatctccagaggtcccttccaacccctatcattctgtgtttctgtaatatTGTGACCTGTTTTGGAAGAATGTGTTGCTTTTGTTTATGTGAAGAATTTTTTGAGCCCTGAGAGAGTATCTGATATGAGAATTCCCTGCctaaataaaactgaacaggTTCAAATTTTATAAAGGATAAAAGATTTATACAAACACTTATAGAGAATTCCAAGTGcaggtgtggtttttttttttttttaaatgtcattatCACATATCCTCTTAAATCCTAGGGTCAATATGTAGGGAAACAATGTGTGTAGTAATACCAATCCTGTTTATTAAAATCGATTGCATCTTAGTTGCTGTTTTTTCAGCTGAGCTGTATATTCTTCTACCATGCTTCAAATGCAGTGTGTTAACCCTGCGtgtttgcagtgttttttttgtttgttgtttttttctcttatgtTAAAGATTCTCAATATTAGATGAGACTGCTTCTTTATCTAAGTCTACACTGAGGTGAAATCTTGTATTTTATCAAAGAGAAATCTTGACTTTTGTTACCACGTTCTATTTCAATGGTACATAATTATGCTATTCCTTGCAATATTTTGGTCTATGTGAGTGTCTTGGTTTATATTGATGTCATTCATTATTTGACAGATTAATgatacttttcttctttgtaataTAATCTCCCAAACAAGAAGTTAGATGAGGCATCAGAAACATGAACAGAAGGTTGTACACACattgtgatttttaaaggtGTATGTTTAAGTGACTTCCTCAATAAAGAATGTGCTTTAATAAGGAAAATTTCAGTCATCCATTAAGTAGGAGAGATTCAGCTGACAACTTTATTGTATTGCCCTTGCTGCTGTAATACAGAAGGTAATTGACCTTCTCGGATGTGATAGAATTTCTGCACATGATGGTCCCTTGACCCAATTCATAtatagtgtttaaaaaaaaaaaagcagtagtttTAGCAGGTAGTATGGAATGGTAATAGGAGATATGGAATTTCTAATGTGGGTCATTGTGGCAGAATCGAATTACTGTTACCGTACACATATATGCACTTGAGATGTGAGAGATGAATACCTTCATAGAGGTGCGAGGTGTTGGAGGTGGGCTGGACTCAGTGTTCTTGGTCCTGCTTGTAACAGCAGATCTACTCACCACCTAGCACCGTGAGTCTTTTACACAAGCCCAAAACTGAAGCTCCTAGTAGCCTCTAAATGTAGTGCTTTGCTTACCAGGAGCAGGCCATTGGAAACTGATCTCCAATGCAAATGTATCTGTTTTTATTGATTCACTGGATATCTCTTAAGCACAGCCTTAACTGCATCTTAGTGGCTATAGATCAAATTCTGCATATGCCTTTTAGACAGAGATTCAATCTATTGAGTACTTACTACTTTTTGTGGCAGGTGCCTCTTTTTTGAGCCTGGTAAACTTTGAAAACCAAAActatttttacatgaaaaacTAGCGAAATTTATGTACTGTAAAGTAGATTTTATTAATCCAGTAAATAGTAATACAATAAAACAATTGTATGATTTTGTTTGACTTTACTAAgcagtcttttaaaatttgtatttgtcTGAAGTTGCCAACAGCAGTCACTGTCTCTTCAAGTACACTTTTAATCACTCATCATTACTTAGTGATGAAGTCAGCATATCATAGTTAAGACATTATGATCTGTATTAAAAGGGAATTTCCTACAACTACACTGAAAAATTTTGACATGCAACTTTGAAATTAATaatcctttgttttttttctctagtgtTGAGCTATGTAAAGAGATGGTGGATGGGCTGAGAATAACCTTTGACTTCACACTTCCATTAATTTTGCTCTATCCTTATGAACAAGCTCAATTTAAGAAGGTGACTTCAtcaaaattctttcttcccatCAAAGAAAACTCAACAAATACTAACAGGTAGGTTGGGTATACAGAGTCTATACTGCTTATCACCTGAGGAAAGTGCAATAGAATGTGGTTATGTGTTCAGAATAGGATGATTTCTCACAGACTTTGACTTAAAAATTGTCTTGATAAAATGATGAACTTTTCTGTGAATTGCTTGCCTGAATCCAGATTCTGAATTTCTATCTGGTTAACTTCAAAAGGGATGTGTACTGACTGGTGCAGAGTTACGCTGCAActttgtgggggaaaaaaactacattgaaatgtaaatttatattaattaacttttaaatttgaaaataatacacttctggaaaacagtatttaaaagaaggCTTCGTCACTTTGATAGTTATAGGGGGGAGGCTGTCTCATCTGAATAAGTATTTAACAAGATATGTGAAACCAGAAGAATCTCTTTTGGGGGAAGAGCCCTGGTCTCTTCACTTCCATAAAGCTGCCTTTATTCCTAGAAATCAGGAGGAGCTTTCCCCAAGCCCTCCTCTGTTGAATCCGCCAACGCCTCAGTCAACTGACAGCCAGCCTACAACAGGGGAGCCAGCAACGCCAAAAAGACGAAAAGCTGAACCTGAAATTCTGCAGTCGCTGAGACGTTCTACACGCCATAGCTCTAACTGCGACAGGTTATCAGAAAGCAGTGCTTCCCCACAACCCAAACGACGGCATCTTGAGACCCCGGCTTCTATGCCAAAGCTCTTCCTGCACCTGGAAAAAAGTAGGTTTTGCTCTTTAAACTGTTGCTCTAAACAAGATTTTAAgtcctgttctttttttaatggcgTGTGGACTGTGAACTGAATGATTGAAGTGGGAATTCATTACTTTTTGTACCAATTGTTTATCTCTGAGGCCTTATATCAAAGGGAGAAATACAAAGCAATATTCTCAGTACTTTGGTACTGTATTTCTCAACAGAattcaaggagctgcttttCTGTGAGCCTACTTTAGGATAGCATTTATTGAATTCCAGTGTTTAAGACTTCAAACATTTTAGCAGCAGGCCTTAGTTTAATTTAATGGCTTATAGTTCCACAAAACAGATAATAAAATTTActtataatttcttttgttttgtttttccttctcttttgaaGAAACCCCTGTTCATAGTGGATCATCTTCACCTATAACTTTGACTCCTAGCAAAGAGGGGAGTGCAGTTTTTACTGGCTTTGAAGGTAGAAGAAACAATGAATTGAATGAGGTAACAGATTTTTATGTTACTGTCCTAGATTCAGTGATTAAAGGTTTCATGGACCTCAGAGTAGGGTTATGtaagaaaagattttgtttgtaTTACTTATTTCATCTTTGATTTTGAAGTTCTGCACAGACTAAATTATTTATGGTGCTATAAAGATTTCATAACcaacattttcacattttatgttTAGGTTTTGTCCTGGAAATTGATGCCAGAGAATTATCCACCAAGTGATCAACCACCACCTCCCTCATATATCTATGGATCTCAACATTTGCTACGGATGTTTGGTAAACTGATGCAAAACTCTGTGCTCAATCAGAActgctttatttgttttctttttcttttttttttttttccccagtgaccgtatctgtgtgatttttctatttgctttatCACATTTAGTTTTATTCTTGGAGAAATGTACATTTTAGTCTGTTTAAAACTCTTAGGCTGTTCATAAATTTGGTTATCTTTTACTGGCTCTGTAAGCCTTCATTtaacaaaagcaagcaaacattACTTCCAGTACACTATCAAGCATCATTAGACCAAGAAGCATTCACTTTCTTagcatgtttctttttagtaaGGCTTTGAAAGATCACTGAGTAACTTGCAAAGAGAAGTGGAGgctgcagggagaagaaatttttatattcttcttttctctATAGTAGATAAAAGTAATTAGAAGTTGCTTTTACAAGAACAGTTGTAAACATTATTTCTCTTATTTGCAGTAAAGCTACCAGAAATACTGGGGAAGATGTGCTTTCCTGACAAAAACCTAAAGGCTTTAGTAAAACACTTCGAAATGTTTCTGAGGTAATGTGACACAATGTACCACAGCAGTGTTTGCATTGTTACATAGATCTAAGTGTCCTGGAATGACAAAGGGTTTTTAAAAGGGATTTTCTATAACTACAATAATAATTTGAATAAAGATTAATAGAAGATTTTTTGATTCTATAATTCAAATTGAAGGGAACCTGAACTCCCTGCTTAAAATTTTGATAAACACAGTGATAGAGAACTGAAGTATTAAAGCTTGTTTGCTAGTATGTGTAGAATGACAAGTTTGACTTGGTTAAGAAGCATGTTTTGTGAAGAAATACAAACACTGCATTGTTATTTTTCAGAGCATAATCTGAGAGTTTGGATGTTGCATCAATATTAGCGGGGGAGAAACTTGTGGTTtagaatatgtttttaattatggtagtgtttttaatgaaaagtctATCCTAATTGAGCTTTAAACAGAAAGGTTTCTCTCTTATGCAATGCAGTGACTTGCAGGAGTACCCAAACTCCTTCTCATCACACTAGGTCCACGTCTGGAGTCAGTATGGTTATAACTGCACCATGATCAGCTTTGTTTGTCAGGTACTCTAGTTAGTATCTCTGCATGACATTGTAGTGGTAGTTAAGATATCTAGTGTGGCACTGTAATGTGCAGCATCAGtacagtagaaaataaatttgccAAGGCAAACTTATAGGAGAAAGTGTTGTAAATAGTAAACATCTGGAACAAATGTGGAACTCCTAACTTAATTTTGGTCAAAGACTCTTAAATAGCCACATACTGAAAAGTAACATAATGTGGCACTAGCATATCAAAAGTCCTGTTAGAGATCAGGGAGACgaaagctttaaaatgtttttactttaattgtttgttgaaaataaaagatgtcTCAAATGTCAGTTTCTACAATACaaaatttttctcttgaagCATTAAGGTTTTTTTACTGATTCCTTTTTACATCTGTATTTTGTTAGATCCTTGTTAgtattcaaaatacttttaagcAGGACAGCATTAGTGCTTATCATTGGAAACCTATTTTTGCTTGGGGTGAATATTATTTAGGGTGCTTAACTCACTGTGGAACAAATCAGTTTTTATCAGACCTCTGCCTGTTCAGATTCTTCTGTGTTGGTCAGAGCAGGTCTCTACACTTCAGCATCTTAAATGCAGTTTCTCCATACCCATTCTATGGATGAGCTGTGGTGGAGTGGAatagagggaaggaggaaacaTGTCCCCCACCCCCAGGTGATTAAACTGAAAATTCTAGTGATAGTATCCATACGTgtcttattttttccatctgacCATCTTGTTGAAATGTGTAGTTGCctataaacagaaataaaataaaaaaaaatcgAAGATGTTTCCATATCATAATTTTTAGGTCAGATAGAACtgtgcttttaaagcaaatctCTCAGTAGTTCCTGCTTACCATGCTTTGTGTTGCATTGCAGAGTGCTCTGAGTACACAAGCTGGATTCCTTTTGGAAATCACTTAACCAGAAGTGTGCTCCAGTATTAGGGGGCATTCAGTCCTCAAGACCAGACTACAACTATACCAAAATGAGCCCCCCAAGGCAAGCATAGTGTGGGTATCTCATATTTGGTACAGCAAAATATTGAAGggctgtgtgtgttttttcaagTGCTTTGTAAGCCAGTGTCATGTATGTTTTGCTGATGCTGTTCTCAAGGTTTCTTCTCTATGCTAAAGTAATGATTACTATGGTTTTGTCAAAACTGGTCAAATTAAGAGCCTTCCTGAAAAAGCTTCCAAGTTATAGTTACTGCTGTAGGAAGTATTTGATCTTAGGTAGCTTTGCCATAAATATTCTTCTTAGACTAGTTTCCTTACCAGATATGCTACTGTGTATTCAAATAGGTAACATAGAAACCAATGCAaattattagatttttttttcaacatgtaTTCATGGGTCTTTAGGACGTCTTTCATTTGggttatttctttctttgtcccACATGTCACTGAAAGTGGTCAAACAATTACGTTTCTAGAAACTTGTTCAGACTTGATTTTTATCACAGAAATACTTCTGCATTATCACAAGAGAAAACTTGAGGCTGAGGTGACATTATGTACTAGTTCTTCAATTTCCACAttctgtcttttcccttttgGGAATGAAAGGTTTAATggatgtttattaaaaatattttctatcagTTCTATTCTGGCTTACCTTTTGAAAGGTAAGAACTGTCCTGCACAGTTTGTATGCATTAGATGATAGCAGCCGGTTTACGTAAGACTGCCTAATTTCTTTTGGTGAATTGCTCTTGAGTGACAAGCTGAAGTactctccttttctttatttttctaatagcAGACAAAGGATTGAAGCTGTCTGTTTGCATTaataaaactgtttctgaaTCTTCTTTAAATTCTAGGTAGAGTAGTCCAAGCATAAGtagtttatgtatttttaaataaaacttccaTGTGGTACACAACTGATTTAATTCTGGCATAGATACtgatttaattttgaattacGATTTTTATGGCTAAAATTTGCAGTTTCGTTTAACATTTGTACTATTAATCTCATGTGGGCTGAGAAACTGAGACTTATTTAATATAACACTTTGTCTGGAAGCTTGTTTTATTGAGTTTACTCAGTACTTGATAGATGCATTAATTCACTTTGAGATGCTACATGGGTAGTATTTTTCCAGTCATACCCCCAGATTGCTGCTAGACAAGATTGATCTCTGTTTCCCAGacaacatacatttttaaaggatgtATGAAATACATCTTTTTGAGTTTCATATTAAGTAGAAACTCTACCCTTTGTGCTTAATGCAGCTTTCTACAGCTATGCATAATGAAAATGTCTTCATGGAGAACATGAAAGTTGATTTCTCAATTACACGATTTGCAGAAGTGTAGAAAATCAGTTTCTCAAATTAAGTACAAAACTCTTAGTCTTCACTTCAAATTATTTAGGTCTGAAATAATACCTAATACTTGCAGAAGAGTAACAGTCTGAAATGGACTTTAGTGACAAACTCACCAGCTGGTTTCACCGAATTTCACTTACAGTTTGAGTTTAGTCTTCAGGAGCAAGCAGTGGAAGCTAACACAGTAACTGGTGCCTACTAACTGGTAATCTTACTAGCAAAGGACCCCTGATTAAATCTTCCTGCCTGTTAATAGTTTTTGAGATGGAGTAAGTATTGCCTTTTAACCAAGTCCATTATTTCAgccatatttttaataaaatgctctATGTGCTGTATTATACAACTTCTCTGTATTGTGAGGTGCCTAGCATGCCTCCAGGTGCTGCTTAAGTGGTGAGAAATGATAGGCAAGAAGCTGCCAGtttgttttgccatttccattGATTTGAACACACCTTGACTTGTAAAACTGTTTTGGGATCAGAGAGGTCAATTCTCAGGACTGTTGACCAATAGGAGATACTCAAAAATTAGGAGAATATCACATGTCTGCTTTTAGAATAGTAAGACCCATCTTCACTGAGGTAATTTCAGTCAGTGTTGTTtgcattttaggaaaaaaagcaaaacaaaatggtaCAGCACTTCAGAAAGCCATAGGTATTTTGACTTtcatgaaatacagaagaataaGTGATgaaatacttctaaaataatGCTTCTAGAAATTCTAATATGCTTTTCCAGATGAAGCCAATATGTAGTATTTCAGATTATGCAAAAGTACATTCTTAATGGTCAAAgactttggttttgttaaaataaaccaCTGATACTGAGTTTGAAATATATCCTGTAAGCTGTCTCTTTCattttagatcttttttttcttgatattttgCAACCTGCTTGTATCTATTGTGCCACTCTGTTCCATGGgtagaaaagtattttaatactgTCGAGTATTTTATGAGAAGGATGCCAAATTGGAATGTGACCAAATTAGAGGGCTGTGATAATAAAATGTGTATATGGAAAGATGACAAGTTGTTTGAGGTAACCGTAAGAAATAATCTCTGGTTTTGAAAGCACAACATTTTTTGAgtgtaataattttattataaataattgCAGTGGTGAATTATGACCACTAGTCTGTGCTAATGTGCAGTTAATGAGAGGTTATTAGTGGCTTTCTGAGAATGAAAGAATGAAGCATTGCACATGGTGAATGGAATAGAAAACATCTTTATTTAGGTGAAGGTGCTTGTGACGGAGTTCCTGCTCATTGTGACTTAATAAAGTTGCACGATGGGAACTgattaaaaatcactttttgaaAGATCACAAAGAATGCAATTCTGCTACTGTTTCTTATATTGATTAGGGCTTTTCTATTTGCCTCTCAATTTTGAGATTAACTGGTTACTTGACAAAAAGTACCTGTGCAGCATAGCAATTATGACATATTAGAAACTGGACCCTAAATGTGAGAAAATCAAGGTTCTGAGTGTAAATGGGCAGGTGGGTTTAGAGGCACGAACAGGTAAAGGaacttttttaaagttttaaaacacttgGAAATGAAGGAATTCTACTGGCACAGTGAATGTATATGCCTTATTTTAGGGTGTTACTACAGTTTTATGTGGGCTTCACTGTATTCATTGGATGGGTAGAAAGGTAACTGCCATTTTGGGTCCTCTCAAACTTTTGGCACATTTATGTTGAATGTTTCTTAGCCAATGAGTACCTGGTGCAGGTTCTTATTTTCAGTAGGCTTTTGTTGTCTGGTTGGTCTGCAGAATCTGCTCATGTGTGCTTATTGTTCTTGACTAATGTTTGATTGCTTTGCCAAAAATACTTGCTGAAACTGCACCATGTGGAttgcttctcttccttctgcttaCCAAATCATCAGGTGCCTGCGTATTTGAATGAGCATATTCCTAATTATAGTAGCAGAGGTTTGGATTGTGCATCTAAAGTGAGAGGCTggccaaaatattttgtgtgttaTGGTAGCTTTTTTAGAAGGCAGCTCTAGGAATTGATTCTGGGATCTGTACTGGCCTTGCCAAAAGTGGGTTGTCATCCTCAAGACCAACCAAGGACTCCTGTATTAAGCTCCTGTAGGACTGTTTTCGCAAAAGGCCTACTAGAAGTTACCACTTTTAATTTTCACTCACTCAGCCTAATTACCGGAAATGTTATGCTGGCAGCTTGGTATTTTCAGAGTTCTCTGCACTTGCTCTTCAAGGCCAAGGAAGATGATCTTGGTTTCTGTATG contains these protein-coding regions:
- the MSL3 gene encoding male-specific lethal 3 homolog isoform X2, whose amino-acid sequence is MMRVVKTKEEQDTHTKRDMEERAISIEIPEVLKKKLEEDCYYINRRKRLVKLPCQTNIITILESYVKHFAINAAFSANERSRHHQMTPHTNMNLHYVPPEKNVELCKEMVDGLRITFDFTLPLILLYPYEQAQFKKVTSSKFFLPIKENSTNTNRNQEELSPSPPLLNPPTPQSTDSQPTTGEPATPKRRKAEPEILQSLRRSTRHSSNCDRLSESSASPQPKRRHLETPASMPKLFLHLEKKTPVHSGSSSPITLTPSKEGSAVFTGFEGRRNNELNEVLSWKLMPENYPPSDQPPPPSYIYGSQHLLRMFVKLPEILGKMCFPDKNLKALVKHFEMFLRFLAEYHDDFFPESAYVAACEAYYSTKNPRAIY